The DNA sequence TTGTCGTCGCGAAACGCCCGGTCGCGGTCGACCCGAGTTGCCCGCATGATGCCGGGATCCTCGTAGTGGGCGTGGAAGGCGACGTACAGGTTCTGGCTGTCGTAGCTGATCCAGGCCTCGGTCTCCTCGGTGGCGGGTGCTCCCTCCAGGGGCTGTTCCTGAACGAACTCGGTGATGCGCACCGCGTTCCGCCAGACCTCGTCGTCGAGGCGGCCGTCGATGTCCGGGCGGGTATCGGTCCGCGTGGGCCGGAGCATCGGACGTCCGGTCAGGATGCCGGCTGCGGCGGCGAATCCGGCGGCCGGTGGACCGTCGCTCGCCGGTTCGGCTCGTGCGCCCAGTTCCAGACTGCCGGCCACGTCCGCTGGCGGCATCGGAGCCCGGCGTGCCGATCGCCGGGGTGGCACCGTCCCGCCACTGCCGTTACCGTTGCCATTGCCGGACACCAGCCGGGGGAGAGAGGAGTCAACCGGTGTCGCATTCCCACCGTTGATGCGAACCCGCAGCGTGGTGCTCAGGTCAGCGGCGATCTGGTCCTGGAGTGCGAAGAGCTCGCCCACGCTACCATCCGCCCTGGCCGCAGAGGCCACCGCGCCGGTCTCCGTGTCCGTCACGCGCGCCGTGATGCGCATGCGATCGCCCACGCGCTGGTAGGCGCCAGTGACGAGCCACTTGGCGACGGGTTGCCGGCCGACGACCGACACCGTGTCCAGGCGGGCGAACTCCGCCGACAGAGTCTCCGCGATACCAGCGCCGATCCAGTCGTCGGCCGGGTTGGCCGAGATGTTCTCGAAGGAAGCGATCGCTACTGAGACGGGTTCGGTGGCCATCACGGCCGTCGAGGCTCCGGCTCCGGGCCCTGTCTGCGCCAGCGCCACGGCCGGAAGGGCAGCGAGGAACCAAGCGATCACACCGGCCAGTGTCCGAATCCACTGAGCCCGGCGCTCGCTTGTCGAGGGGCGGATCCGCATCTGCTTCCTGCTGAGGTTACCTGAGAATCCAGACCCCGGGCGGCGGGGATTCGTTTACGCTTCGCGCCGACGCTAGCTTACGTCAGAATCGGTCGACTCTCGGAGGTGACCGATGAACCAGGTCAGGATGCCGATGCGTGACGGCGACGGACCCGGCTGCATGTACTGGATCGGCGCTTCGTAGCTGTCACAAGACCGGACCGCAGGGCGCGGCCTCCACCCATGACCCCGCAACTGGCGCGCAGCGTCCAGCCCAAAGTCCAGCTAGGCAAGTCAGGGAAGCAGATCGTTAACGACGATCCGTGCCTGCGGGCGCGCGGCCGGGGCCACGCTATCGCCGGCCGCATGCTTGGTGACGCTTCGGTAGCCGTCTGCATCCGGATCGCGGTACACCTCGAGCCGGGCCTCGGGTATGGCGAGGATCCAGTACTCCGGAATCCCGCAGCGCGCGTACACACTCTGCTTGACGCTCCGGTCGTGCTGCAGCGACTCGATCGCTACCTCGACGACCAGCACCGCGGACGTTGGGTGGGCGTCCCGGTAGTCGCGCATCACGCCGGTGACCACGGCCACGTCCGGCTCGGGCTCCGAGTAGTCGTCGGTGGCCAGCGGGTGCTGGATGCGCACGTAGCACCCGGGGCTGAACACCCGCCGCAGGTAGTCGGCGACCAGGTCGATCCCGAGCGCATGGCGGCTTCCTTCCGGTGTCATGGCGCGCAGGTCTCCGTCGATCAACTCCAGTTTGGCGTCGGCCGCGAATACGCCGGCTTCGACGGCGCGGTCGTACTCGACGCGGCTCAGCCGATAGTTGCCGATAGGCACGTTGGACACGTGGACCTTATGACGGTTCATCTATCATAGCGCCGACGGCCCGAGAGACTGTCCCGCCGCCGACGCCAGCACCGCATCGGCCCGGCTCCCGGCCGGTTCCTGATCCTGGTACTGCAACTGATACAACGTGTGGTAAAGGTCGCGCCGCGCCAGCAGTTCCTGGTGGGTCCCCGCCTCGCGCAGCTCTCCCCTGTGGAACAGCAGAATCCGGTCCATGTCCTGCACGGTTGACAGCCTATGCGCGATGGCGATGGTGGTCCGTCCCGCCATCAGGACGCCGAGCGCGTCCTGAATGAGCCGTTCGGTGCCGGTGTCGACGCTCGAGGTCGCTTCGTCGAGCAACAGAACCTCGGGCGCAAACGCGAGCGCCCTGGCAAACGACAGCAGTTGCCGCTGGCCGGTCGAGAGCGTTGCCCCCCGCTCGGCCAATTCGCTGTCAAGACCCCCCGACAACCGCTCGATGAACCCGTCGGCATGGACGCTCGCCGCCGCCGCACGCACCTCGGCGTCACCGATCTCCTCATGGCCGAGCCGGATGTTCTCGCGGACGCTGCCGGAGAAGAGATGGACGTCCTGCAGCACCAGCCCGAAGCGACGCCGCAGGTCGGGCAAGGGAAGCTCCCGGATGTCGACGCCATCGATCGTGATGCGGCCGCGGTTGACGTCGTAGAAACGCATCAACAGGTTGATCAGGGTCGTCTTGCCCGCCCCGGTTGCGCCGACCACGCCCACCCGGGAGCCGGGCGGGACGTCGAACGTCACGTCGCGGAGCACGTAGTCGTCATCCCGGTACGCGAACCAGACTCCTTCGAACCGGATGTGTCCCCGGCCACCCACGGTGGTCGTTCGTGCGGCCGGCCCCTGCGGCCCCGTCGCCGACGCCGGCGACGTCATGGCGACCGGCGTGTCGAGCAGGCCGAAGATCCGCTCCGACGACGCCATTGCCGACTGCATCAGATTGAACTTCTCCGACAGGTCGCTGATGGGCCGGAAGAACAGATGTGAATAGCTGATGAACGCGATGAGCGACCCCAGCGTTATCGTCTCCTGCAGGGCGCGGCCGCCGCCGTACCAGAGGATCAGCCCGGTTGCCACCGCTCCGAGGAGCTCGATGGCGGGATAGAACGTGGCGTAGTAGAAGATCGAGTCGACGTTGGCGTCGCGGTGGGCCCGGTTGATCCGGCTGAACTGCGCGAAGTTGCAGCGCTCGCGCCGGAACACCTGGACGGTGGCCATGCCGGAAATGTTCTCCTGCAGAAACGCGTTGATCCGCGCGATCCACGTCCGCACCTCCCGGTACGACGCGCGCGCATGGGTCCGGAACCAGTGGGTGACGGCGGCGATCAGCGGCAGGACGACAAAGGTGACCAGCGCGAGGCGCCAGTCGAGGACCAGCAGCAGCACCATGATGCCGGCCAGCATCACGACGTCGCGTACCACGGCCACGACGCCTGAGGCGAACAGGTCGTTCAGGGCATCGACGTCGGTCGTCACCCGCGTCATCAGCCGTCCGACCGGGTTCCGGTCGTAGAACGCGACGTCCAGCCGCTGCAGGTGCCGGTAGATCTCCATCCGGAGGTCGTACATGATCCGCTGCCCCATCATCTGAAGCGTCAGCGTCTCGATGTAGCCGAGAACGAACGAGCCAAGCAGGACGCCGAGGAACACCAGGACGATCTGCCCCAGGCCATCCAGGTTGCCGGTGGCGACATGGTTGTCGATGACCAGCTTCGTGAGCCACGGCGGCGCCAGCTGGAGCACCGATCCGGCCGCGATGGTCCCGAGCGCGAGAGCCACCGAGCGCCGGTGCGGCCCGAGGTACGTCAGCAGCCGCCGCATCAGACGGGCGTCGTACGCTTTGCCGAGCACCTCCGGTTCGTACATCTACGACTCCGCCAAGGCGGCTTCGAGCAACTGCTTGTGGTGCAGTCCCGCATAGAGACCGCCCGCTCCCACGAGTTCGTCGTGCGTCCCGCGTTCGACGACACGGCCCTCTTCGAGCACCAGGATCAGGTCCGCGTCGCGCACGGTCGAGATGCGGTGCGACACCAGGATCGTCGTCCGTTCGCGCATCACCCCCCGCAGCCGCGACAGGATCGCCTCCTCGGTGTGCGTATCGACGGCCGAAAGCGCGTCATCGAGGATCAGGATGCGGGGGTCGGTCAGAAGCGCACGGGCCAGCGCCGCCCGTTGCTTCTGTCCGCCCGACAGGGTAATCCCACGCTCTCCCACTTCGGTCGCGAGCCCCTGCGGAAAACCGGCGACGTCCGTGTCGAGCTGCGCCAGCGCCACTACGCCGGCCACGTCGTCCGCGAGCGCCCCGCCCGGCAGCCCGGCTTGCCGTCCAGCCGCAAGCGTGTATGGCAGAGCGCCATCGTCATCGTCGCCCTCCAGATCCGCGAGCGCCCCGAACGCGACGTTTCCCGCCACCGTCTCCGAAAACAGCAGCGGCTCCTGGGGCACGTACCCGATCGCGCCGCGCAACTGATCGAGTGGCAGGTCGCGGACGTCGACGCCGTCGACGAACACGCTGCCGCCCGGCGGATCGAACAGCCGCGGGAGCAGCTCGACCAGCGTCGACTTGCCCGATCCCGTCGGGCCGATGAGGGCGAGCACCTGACCCGGCTCGACCCGCGCGGAGACGTTCGAAAGGACGGGCTGTCCGTTGTAGGCGAACGTCAGGTCCCGGAACTCGACCGCGCCACGGATCGAGTCGACCGACGCCGGCCGCTTCGCGTCGCGGATGGCGGGCTCGACCTCCAGGATGTCGAGCATCCGCCTCCAGGCCGCCATGCCCCGCTGGAGCATGTTGGTCACCCAGCCGAATGCGATCATCGGCCACGCAAGCATCATCGTGTAGCCGCTGAAGGCGACGAAATCCCCCAGGGTCATCCGCCCCTCGACCACGTAGCGGCCGCCGAACCAGAGCACCAGGAGGCCGGAAACTCCGAGGAACAGGCCGAGCGACGGATGGAACGCGCCCTGCAGCTCCACGAGCCGGCGGCTCCGCTCCAGGTACTCGCGGTTCGCGCCGCGGAAACGTTCTACTTCCACGCCTTCCCGCCGGTAGGCCCGAACGACGCGGACGCCGGCGAGTGCCTCCTGCACGACCGCGCTCATCCGAGCCAACTGCTCCTGCACCGCCTCCGATCGGCGGTAGATGGCACTGCCGAACCACTTGACGACGACCGACACGAATGGCAGCGGCAGGAGTGCGATCAGGGTCAGGGCAGGCGAGATGGATACCATCAGCAGGACCGCGACTACGAACGTGATGGAGGTGGTGGCGGAGTACATGATGGCGGGTCCGGCCATCATCCGGACCGCCGACAGATCGTTTGTCGCCCGGGACATCAGGTCGCCGGTTCGCTGCGCGTGGAACCAGGCGGGCGGCAGCCGCTGCAGGTGACGGAAGAAGTCGTTGCGCAGGTCGAATTCGACGTCGCGCGACGCGCCGATTATGATCCGCCGCATCAGGAAGCGGCAGACGCCGGCCGCCGCCGCGAGACCGACCAGCATGGCGGCGTAGGTGACGAGTCCGGCGAAGGCGTCCGGGCCAGCGGCCGCATCCTGAGCCAGTTGCGTATCCAGATGGTCTATGCCGAGCTTCACCACCCAGGGCGACAACAGTTGCAGACTCGTGGCGCCCACGAGGAAAATGGCGCCCACGGCAAACCGGCGGCGATACCTGAGCAGATACGGGAGGAAGGCGGACGCGGCTGACGACATCGATCCACTGAGGATAGCAGGCGCTGTCGGCGCGGTGCCGGGGAGCAGAACGGTGGCAACGAACGGACGGATGCGGCAGGACGGGCGAACTGCCGGGCGGGCGATACGAAGGGCGATGGTGGCAGCGGCCGCAGCAGCAGTCGTGCTGGCCGCTGGCGCCGCCACGCCCGTCGTGGCGCAGCAACCGGAGGCACAGCAACCGGAGGCCGAACTCACCGAGTATCTCTGGGCGATCAACGAATCGCTCTGGGTCGGCCCCGCGGTCGGCGAGGACTACACCATCGAGGTCTCGGGTGGCGGCTGGCGGCCAATGCCGTCTCTCTTCGCCTCCAGCGAGCAGTTCGGTATCCTCGGCACGCGGATCGACTTCGGATCGGACCTGGGCCTCTCCCGCACGGACCACCCGGAAGTTCGCGCGACCGTCAAGCGGGGCCGGCAGAAGCTGCGTGTCTCGGTGGTGCCGATGCGCTACGAACAGGAGGTGCAAGCGCTGGCGCGGCCGATCACCTTTCACGGCATCCGGTTCGACGCCGGCCTGCCGATCGAATCGGCTCTCAACTGGAACGCGTGGAGGATCGGCTACGAGCTCGACGTCCTGTCGTTCTCCCGCGGCTACCTCGGCCTGATTGCCGAAGCGAAATACAACCAGATCGACCTGTCGCTCGAGACGCCCTCGCTCGACCCTGAATGGCTGAAGGTGAAGGCGCCGATCCCGGCGGCCGGACTCGTACTGCGGATCTACCCGACCCGCTTTTCGCCGATCACGGCCGAGGTGTCCGGCATGCGCCTGCCGGAAGGATCGCTGGAAGAAGGACACGGCTACTACTTCGATCTCGACGTCTACGCTACGCTCAATCTGGCGCGGACCTTCGGCCTCACCGTCGGCTATCGCGCGATCGACTTCAGCTACCTGTTCGAACGGGACAGCGGCGACCTGAAACTGGAGGGTTTCTATCTGCAGGCCGCCGTCCGCTACTGATGGGCGGCGGCGCCGCCGATTGTGGCGCGGCCTCCGGGCGACGGTCCGATGACTCGCGACGCCGGTCGACTAGTCGTCCCGGGAGTCGTCCCGGGCGAGGCCGGCGGCGAGGTCCGCGACACGATTCGCGGTGAGCGACTCCAGGCGGCAGCCTGCGTAGCGCGCCAGGACTTCCACCGCGGCCAACCAGAACGGCGCGGGCCGCCCCGGTTCGGCGCGCCCTCCCTTCGCGTCGGTCCGCTCGCCGTCCGCATAGAGAACCGCCATCGGTTGGCCGCCCACGACCACCGGCACCGCCATAGCGCCCCGATCCGTATCGATAGCCGCGCCCCGTTCGCTGAGCGCGCGCTCCATTAATCCCGGATCGACGCCGCCCGCCGCGCGGTCCGTCGGATCGCCGGCCACCTCGTCGAACCCCACGAAACGCCAGCCTCGCAGCGACCCCTCGGTGCTGACGAACAGCGCAGCCCGGCCCGCCTCGCCCGCGGCCACGTTCACCAGCGTGTCGAGAACACCGCTCAGGTTCTCTACCTCGTCGATGCGCCGCACGCCGGCCAGCAGCGCGCGCGGGCCGCTCTCGGCCACTTCCGCCAGCGCGGCAGCGATCGCCGTATCCGTCTCCGCCGCCGATTCGGCCGCCGCCGCCTCCAGCGCCTGCGCAAACGCGGCGTCGCGCTCCTCCATGGCGGCATCGAGGGCCTGCTGCTGATTCTGATCCACCTGCGCGATCAGCTCTTCGACGAGACCGTGGATCTCGACCGACGCGATGTCACGTAACCTCGCTACCCGCTCGGCGATCTCCCGCTCGTAGTCGCGCGCGTCGGCCATGGGTGGACAGGGATTATAATGATTGCGTGTTCGTCATTGGGGGCGACACGGCTTCGACGGGGGTCATGGAACCGCCGGATGCATGCCGAGCACCATCGACTCGTAAATCCGATGGAAACCGAGTAACTGCGGACACGCAGCTGCCTCTCGCTGCCTAGACGGTAGCGACGCCTCTTCCGATCCTGCCCGCGGGCCGGGAGCCAGGCGCCATATCAGCGGGCTGGCCACCGCGCGCGGCACCGACGCGCGGCGGCGAGACGTCATCGGGGCTGGTTCCCTGGCGGTTTCCGCCGCCCTTAGACGCCGGGGACGAGACAAACAAGGGCGGACACGCATGTAGAGTCCGACGGGACTGGGTTCTCGGACGCGGGTTCGACTCCCGCCGCCTCCACCACATTCTTGCCCTGCAGATAAGCGGTACAGCGATTTCTTGGGATCGCCGTACCTATTGTTCTCGGTGGTTCAAGTGTGGTGGCCACTTGGCGGTACGCCGCCTGATGATGGCCCGAAGCAAGCAAACATGCAGACAATACAACCTTATAGCATATAAATTAAACGACGCGAAACCCTATAGATAGCCCGGAACCCCAGATGGCGACACCGCAAGAGAAACTCGCTGAATCCTTGCAGACCCTGAATAGGTTGCAGGCGCGCGGCGTCACGGCGATCCGGTCGCGGGACTTGAGCCGCACCCACCGGGAGCGGCTGCTGGGCAGCGGCTTCCTGCGGGAAGTAATCAAGGGGTGGTACATCGCGTCGCGCCCGGACGAGACGCCCGGCGACAGCACGGCCTGGTATTCATCCTTCTGGGATTTCTGCGCAAGCTATCTCTCCGCGCGGTTCGGCGAGGAATGGTGTCTCTCGCCCCAGCAGTCGCTGGCGCTGCACGCCGGCAACCGGACGGTCCCGGCGCAGCTGCTCGTGCGCACGCCACACGGCGACAACAAGCCTACGCCGCTGCCCCACAACACATCGCTGCTCGATGTGCGCCACGCCATGCCACCGGGCGGCGAGGTGGCGGTGCGCGATGGCCTGCGACTGTTTTCCGTGCCGTCGGCGCTCGTCGCCGTGTCGGAACAGCATTTTCGGCGCGCGGCAACGGATGTGCGCGTGGCGATGGCGAGCGTGAAGGATGCGTCCGATGTGCTCGCCGTGCTGCTGGAGGGCGGCCGCAGCACGGTCGCCGGCCGGCTGGCCGGTGCGTTCCGCAACGCTGGCAATGCGCGGATCGCCGATGACATCCTGCAGACTATGGAGACGGCCGGATATGACGTCCGGGAAAGCGATCCGTTTTTGGACCGGCCCGGCATCGTGCTGCCGGTGCGCGAGCTCTCGCCTTACGTAAATCGACTGCGTCTGATGTGGGATGCGATGCGCGCGCCCGTGCTCGAAGGGTTTCCAGCGCCACCGGGTGCAGTCGAGCCTTCGTCCTATCTGCGGGCGGTGGACGATGTGTATATCAACGACGCCTACCACTCACTGTCGATCGAGGGATACCGGGTCAGCCCTGAGCTGATCGAGAGAGTGCGCAGCGGCGCATGGAATCCCGACGGCGAACCGCAGGACCGCGATGCGCTTGCGGCGCGCGGGTACTACGATGCCTTCAGCGCGGTGAAGGCGAGCCTGGAGAGGGTGCTGCACCGGGAGAATCCGGGCACTGTTGGGCGCGACGACCATGGCGGCTGGTATCGCCGCCTGTTCGGCCCCAGCGTGACGGCGGGCATTGTCGGCGCTGCTGATCTGGCCGGCTACCGCAGCGGTCAGGTCTATATCCGGCACTCCATGCATGTGCCGCCGCCGCGCGAGGCGGTCCGCGATTGCATGCCGGCCCTGTTCGAGATGCTCGAGGCCGAAGCCGAGCCCGCCGTGCGCGTTGTGCTCGGGCATTTCGTGTTCGTCTACATCCATCCCTACAGGGACGGGAACGGCCGCATGGGGCGTTTTCTGATGAACGTGATGCTGGCCGCAGGCGGCTATCCCTGGACAATCATCCCGGTCGAACGGCGCGACGATTACATGGCGGCACTTGAATCGGCGAGCGTGAACCAGAACATCCGGCCCTTCGCCTCATTCATCGGCGATCTGGCCGCTTCGGCCCTACCTGTCGCGCGCGCCTCTACGCGGAGACCGTCGGATGATGGCGGCGGCGGGTGACCGGCGCGAGCGGTTGCGGCCGAGGGCCTTCCATGGCCTACTGGGCGGCCGGTACCGCCCCGAAGTGCACGAAGCCAGCGGGAAGCGGTTCTTCGCGCCCGGCCCGGCTGAACCGTACGTCCTTCTCCTTCGTCACGACGCCGATCGGTGTGAGCGCGACGTCGCCAATCTGCCGCCGGACATGCCGCAACCGGCCGGTCAGGCGGGGCGGCGCCGTGAACGCAAGCTCGTAGTCGTCGCCGCCGGCGAGGGCCGCCGTCACGGGATCGACGCCCGCCGCCTCGAACCAGGCGCGAGCTTCGGAGTGGATGGGCAGCGCCTCGGCATCGATTCGGATGCCGACGTTGCTGGCGTTGGCGATCTGCCGAACGCCGTCGGCAAGGCCGTCGCTCAGGTCGACGCAGGCGTGCGCGGCCCGGTTGCGGCCCAATGCGACCCCGAGCGCGACGCGCGGCTCCGGCCGGCGGCACCGTTCAACGCAGGCCGGGAATCCGGACGTGGCGGCTCCGCCGGCTCGCAGCGCGTCGAGTCCGGCGGCGGCGGTTCCGATCGTTCCGCTGACCCAGACCACGTCGCCGGGTCGCGCCGCGTCGCGCGTCAGCAGGCGTCGCCGCTTGGCGCTCCCCAAGGCGGTGATGCCGATGACGATGGGCCCGGGAGACGCGGTGACGTCGCCGCCGACAAGTGCGGTCCGATGGCGGGCGGCGAGCGCCAGAAGCCCGTCCAGGAGGGCGTCGACGTCGGCGATCGGACAAGTGCCCGGGAGCGACAGCGCGAGCAGGACGGTCCGCGGCGCGGCGCCCATCGCGGCAAGGTCGCTCAGGTTGGCGGCGAGCGCCTTGTGACCGGCATCGGCGGGCGGGCCGAGCGCGAGGTCGAAGTGGATTCCTTCGACCAGGGTGTCCGTTGTGGCAACGGTGAGGGTGCCTCGGTCCGGTTGAATAACGGCGGCGTCGTCGCCAATACCCACTTCGACGCCGGACGGCGCCGGTCCCACGCGTGCGCGGATCCGCTCGATAACGGCGTGCTCGCCCCGGCCGGCAACGGTGTCGCCCTTCACGCCTGCGCGCCGCCTACTTCGCGTACTCGACGGAGCGTGTTTCGCGAATCACCGTTACCTTGATTTGTCCGGGGTACTGCAGCTCGTTTTCGATCCGCTTGGCGATGTCGCGCGACAGCCAGACGGCGTCCTCGTCGGAGACCTGCTCGCTCTGCACCATGATGCGGATTTCCCGCCCAGCCTGTAGCGCAAACGCCCTTCCGACCCCCTGAAACGACTCCGCGATGTCCTCCAGCTTCTCGATCCGCTTGACGTACGACTCCAGGATGTCCCTGCGCGCGCCGGGTCGGGCGGCGGAAACCGCATCGGCCGCCTGGACGATCATCGATTCGAGAGACGGCCAGTCAATGTCCATGTGGTGCGCCGCCATGGCGCCGATGACCTCCTCGGTCTCTCCATGCTTCCGGAGGAAGTCGATGCCAAGCTCCAGGTGGGTCCCTTCCAGCTCACGGTCCATCGCCTTGCCGATGTCATGCAGGAACGCCGCGCGGACCGTGGTATGTGCATCGAGCCCCACCTCACGGGCCATCACCCCGGCGACGTACGCCACTTCCTTCGAGTGGGCAAGGACGTTCTGGCCGTAGCTCGTTCGGAACTTCAGCCGTCCCATCATCCGGCTCAGCTCGGGATGGAGGTCGTGCAGGCCCAACTCGAAGGCCGCCGCCTCGCCATCCTTCAGTGTCGCCGCGTCCATCTCTTCACGTACCTTGTCGACGACCTCTTCCACGCGGGCCGGATGGATGCGACCATCGGCGACCAGTTGCTCGATGACGCGCCGGGCGATCTCGCGGCGGTAGGGATCGAAGCAGGAGAGGATGATCGCGCCGGGGGTGTCGTCGACGATCAGCTCGACGCCGGTAGCGGTTTCGAGCGCCCGGATGTTGCGCCCCTCACGTCCGATGATCCGTCCCTTCAGATCGTCGCTTGGCAGGTCTACCACGGACACCGTCGTCTCGATGGCATGGTCGGGCGCGCTCCGCTGAATCGCCTGCGTGATGATCTGCTTCGCCTTGGCCTCGGCGCTCTCCCGCGCTTCGTGCTCCAGCCGTTTCACCAGATGAGCGGCGTCGCGCCGTGCGTCCGCCTCGAGCTGTTGCAGCAACAGCGTCTTCGCTTCGTCGGCCGTCATGCCGGAGACCTGCTGCAGCGCGCGCTGGGCTTCGGTGACCAGTTCCTGGCGGCGCGCCTCGTCCGCTTCGGCCGCCGCCTCACGCCTGGCGAGGGCCTGATCGCGCGCTTCGACCGCCGCTTCGCGCCCCTCGACTTCCTGCGTGGCGCGGGCGAGCGACGCGTCGCGGTCGGCAAGCGCCTGGCGCTTTCCCGCCAGCTCGCGCTCCAGGGCGGCGATCTCCGCACGGCGCGCCTGAGCCTGCTCCTCGGCTTCCTGGCGCAGCTCGTGTGCTTGTTCCTTGGCGCCGAGGAGTACTTCCTTGAGCTTGGCCTCCGCCTCACGTTCGGCGTCAGCCAGTAGGCGCTGGGCGTCCGCCGTGGCCCGATCGACGGTCTCTGCGGCTACTCGGCGTCGCGTGGAGATCCAGTAGATGAGTATGGACAGGCCGACAACGGCAGCTGTAACGGCCCCCGCAAGGATCGGACCGAATTCCACCACGCGCGCCTCCCTGCAACTTGGCGCGCATGCCGGAACCTGAGCCGAACGAAAAACCCCGCGATTACCGTGTGGGGAGGTCGTATGAACCTGCGGGTGCAGGTGGAACCGCTCTCATCAAACGCCGCCTCTCAGGCTTCCTCGCACGGAGGCGTGCTCACAGCGACGCGTCGCGATCCGCTTCGATTCAACAATGGCTCAAACGAGCCTCCGACCATCACGCGTACTGCAGGGACCTCAATCTCAGGACTCGCGGCGCCTCCCCTGCGGCCGGCGACGCGTCCGACACGCGTACCTTTTTGTTGCTGAGAGGCATCTTAGCCCCGCACGGACGGCGGTGCAAGCAACCCGGGTCACGCGTTCGCGGAGTCGTCGGAAGGTGGCAAGCTGACCCTTATCGCGCGATCGACAACCGCCTCGATCTCCGCCGTCCGCTCGCGGATGACGCGGTCGCGGTCGGTCCGGTGTTCCCGGCAGCGGAAGTAGTCATCGGCGATATTCAGCGCGGCGAGCACGGCGACCCGCACCAGGTCCCCGTGCGGCGTCTGGGTGGTGATTGTCCGCATCTTCCCCTGGACATAGTCCGCGAGGCGCTGCAGCTCGGCGCGATCGAGGCTGCTGCGGACGAGATAGGACTGGTCCAGAATCCGGACCGTCACGGTCGCGGCTTCCGGTGTCGGATCGTCCACGGGCTGCTAGAGCTCGATGGCCTCGAGCTGATCGAGCATGGCCGCGACCCGTGTCTGCAACTGCGCGCGTTCCGCGCGGAGGGCCTGCAACTCGTGGCGATCCTGTTGTGCGTGAACACCCTGATCGTCGAGGTTGCGCTTCAACTGCTCGTTCTCCTGTTTCGACTCGGCAAGCTCGCGGCGAGTCGCGTCGAGGAGTTCGACGAGCGCTGAAACCTTGTCGGCGAGCCGTTCGATGGCCGCGAGACTGACAGTCTCAACCGCGCCGGCGTCGATTCTGGCGTCGTCGGTCGCAGTCTCAAGGGTGGCGGGAACGGTCTGATCCATGACGGGTTGTGCTCCTTACTCGTGGCAGTGGACAGGCTTGCGCGCCGTCGTCTCGCCGGGGACAGCGACGTATCGACAGGTCATCGCAACGTCGCCCCATGCGCTGTCTGGA is a window from the Acidobacteriota bacterium genome containing:
- a CDS encoding Uma2 family endonuclease; protein product: MNRHKVHVSNVPIGNYRLSRVEYDRAVEAGVFAADAKLELIDGDLRAMTPEGSRHALGIDLVADYLRRVFSPGCYVRIQHPLATDDYSEPEPDVAVVTGVMRDYRDAHPTSAVLVVEVAIESLQHDRSVKQSVYARCGIPEYWILAIPEARLEVYRDPDADGYRSVTKHAAGDSVAPAARPQARIVVNDLLP
- a CDS encoding ABC transporter ATP-binding protein; the encoded protein is MYEPEVLGKAYDARLMRRLLTYLGPHRRSVALALGTIAAGSVLQLAPPWLTKLVIDNHVATGNLDGLGQIVLVFLGVLLGSFVLGYIETLTLQMMGQRIMYDLRMEIYRHLQRLDVAFYDRNPVGRLMTRVTTDVDALNDLFASGVVAVVRDVVMLAGIMVLLLVLDWRLALVTFVVLPLIAAVTHWFRTHARASYREVRTWIARINAFLQENISGMATVQVFRRERCNFAQFSRINRAHRDANVDSIFYYATFYPAIELLGAVATGLILWYGGGRALQETITLGSLIAFISYSHLFFRPISDLSEKFNLMQSAMASSERIFGLLDTPVAMTSPASATGPQGPAARTTTVGGRGHIRFEGVWFAYRDDDYVLRDVTFDVPPGSRVGVVGATGAGKTTLINLLMRFYDVNRGRITIDGVDIRELPLPDLRRRFGLVLQDVHLFSGSVRENIRLGHEEIGDAEVRAAAASVHADGFIERLSGGLDSELAERGATLSTGQRQLLSFARALAFAPEVLLLDEATSSVDTGTERLIQDALGVLMAGRTTIAIAHRLSTVQDMDRILLFHRGELREAGTHQELLARRDLYHTLYQLQYQDQEPAGSRADAVLASAAGQSLGPSAL
- a CDS encoding ABC transporter ATP-binding protein; protein product: MSSAASAFLPYLLRYRRRFAVGAIFLVGATSLQLLSPWVVKLGIDHLDTQLAQDAAAGPDAFAGLVTYAAMLVGLAAAAGVCRFLMRRIIIGASRDVEFDLRNDFFRHLQRLPPAWFHAQRTGDLMSRATNDLSAVRMMAGPAIMYSATTSITFVVAVLLMVSISPALTLIALLPLPFVSVVVKWFGSAIYRRSEAVQEQLARMSAVVQEALAGVRVVRAYRREGVEVERFRGANREYLERSRRLVELQGAFHPSLGLFLGVSGLLVLWFGGRYVVEGRMTLGDFVAFSGYTMMLAWPMIAFGWVTNMLQRGMAAWRRMLDILEVEPAIRDAKRPASVDSIRGAVEFRDLTFAYNGQPVLSNVSARVEPGQVLALIGPTGSGKSTLVELLPRLFDPPGGSVFVDGVDVRDLPLDQLRGAIGYVPQEPLLFSETVAGNVAFGALADLEGDDDDGALPYTLAAGRQAGLPGGALADDVAGVVALAQLDTDVAGFPQGLATEVGERGITLSGGQKQRAALARALLTDPRILILDDALSAVDTHTEEAILSRLRGVMRERTTILVSHRISTVRDADLILVLEEGRVVERGTHDELVGAGGLYAGLHHKQLLEAALAES
- a CDS encoding Fic family protein yields the protein MATPQEKLAESLQTLNRLQARGVTAIRSRDLSRTHRERLLGSGFLREVIKGWYIASRPDETPGDSTAWYSSFWDFCASYLSARFGEEWCLSPQQSLALHAGNRTVPAQLLVRTPHGDNKPTPLPHNTSLLDVRHAMPPGGEVAVRDGLRLFSVPSALVAVSEQHFRRAATDVRVAMASVKDASDVLAVLLEGGRSTVAGRLAGAFRNAGNARIADDILQTMETAGYDVRESDPFLDRPGIVLPVRELSPYVNRLRLMWDAMRAPVLEGFPAPPGAVEPSSYLRAVDDVYINDAYHSLSIEGYRVSPELIERVRSGAWNPDGEPQDRDALAARGYYDAFSAVKASLERVLHRENPGTVGRDDHGGWYRRLFGPSVTAGIVGAADLAGYRSGQVYIRHSMHVPPPREAVRDCMPALFEMLEAEAEPAVRVVLGHFVFVYIHPYRDGNGRMGRFLMNVMLAAGGYPWTIIPVERRDDYMAALESASVNQNIRPFASFIGDLAASALPVARASTRRPSDDGGGG
- the thiL gene encoding thiamine-phosphate kinase, with product MERIRARVGPAPSGVEVGIGDDAAVIQPDRGTLTVATTDTLVEGIHFDLALGPPADAGHKALAANLSDLAAMGAAPRTVLLALSLPGTCPIADVDALLDGLLALAARHRTALVGGDVTASPGPIVIGITALGSAKRRRLLTRDAARPGDVVWVSGTIGTAAAGLDALRAGGAATSGFPACVERCRRPEPRVALGVALGRNRAAHACVDLSDGLADGVRQIANASNVGIRIDAEALPIHSEARAWFEAAGVDPVTAALAGGDDYELAFTAPPRLTGRLRHVRRQIGDVALTPIGVVTKEKDVRFSRAGREEPLPAGFVHFGAVPAAQ